The segment TTCAGTTTTATATTTCTTTTCAATTAATTGACTAATTGAACTTAATTCTTTTTCTGTTAATTCATTAATTTTTTTAGTTTCTTCAATTTTTAGTTCTTTTAATATTTCTGAAGATTTGCTGCGACCAATTCCATAAATTCTTGTTAAACCAATTACTGTATGTTGATTTCCAGGAATATTTACTTGCGCAATTCTTCGACTTGCATTGTTAGTATTTGATGTCATATTTATTTTTCCTCCTTAATATTTCTATCCTTGACGTTGCTTATGTTTAGGATTTTCACAAATGATTACATTACGTTTTTTACGTTTGATTGGTTGACATTTGTCACAAATTTTTTTAACTGATGCTTGTACTTTCATCATTTTCCTCCTGTTAAACTATTAGTTTTCTTTGTTTTCATCATCTTTATTTATCGATAAATGTGTAGTAGCCATTCTGTTACGAAAAGTAATTCGTCCTTCAGTTAAATTATAAGTTGATAATTCAACTTTTACATGATCACCTTTGATAATTTTAATTTTATGTGTTTGCATACGACCCGATGGTCTTACAATAGAAGTAAAGTCATATTCATTCAACTTTACTTTAAATCTAGCATTAGGTAAAACTTCTATTACTATACCTTCACATTCAATAGTACTATCATTAGTTTTTTTTACTTTTTGAACTTTGGGTTTAACTACTTGTTTTGGTTTAGCCATTAATTACATTCCTCATTATTTTTTTGATTTTCATTAAATATTGTTAG is part of the Spiroplasma endosymbiont of Lasioglossum villosulum genome and harbors:
- the infA gene encoding translation initiation factor IF-1, producing MAKPKQVVKPKVQKVKKTNDSTIECEGIVIEVLPNARFKVKLNEYDFTSIVRPSGRMQTHKIKIIKGDHVKVELSTYNLTEGRITFRNRMATTHLSINKDDENKEN
- the rpsM gene encoding 30S ribosomal protein S13, producing MTSNTNNASRRIAQVNIPGNQHTVIGLTRIYGIGRSKSSEILKELKIEETKKINELTEKELSSISQLIEKKYKTEGELRREVSLNIKRLMEIGCYRGIRHRKGLPARGQSTKTNARTCKGPRKTVANKKKAS
- the rpmJ gene encoding 50S ribosomal protein L36 codes for the protein MKVQASVKKICDKCQPIKRKKRNVIICENPKHKQRQG